Proteins from a genomic interval of Streptomyces fodineus:
- a CDS encoding DUF2617 family protein gives MLTTLNTSYTDTRAADLAWALGREPLPALATLDLELTGAKLQLRLLGASHQVLLDEKRGGCSETVACIPGSSTPLPLGVAKRVGDWEYEFAARVEVLTPGSFAGRAQELLALVSDHPHGLAGVFPGSPHAFTAMLAQRHEGQVHWRTWHAYPQDGQLVATRTRVGVRTPASAA, from the coding sequence ATGCTCACGACCCTGAACACTTCGTACACCGATACACGGGCTGCCGACCTGGCCTGGGCCCTGGGACGCGAGCCGCTGCCGGCCCTGGCCACCCTCGACCTGGAACTCACCGGAGCCAAGCTCCAGTTGAGACTGCTCGGCGCGTCCCATCAGGTGCTGCTGGACGAGAAGCGCGGCGGCTGCTCGGAGACGGTCGCCTGCATCCCCGGCTCCAGCACCCCGCTGCCGCTCGGCGTCGCCAAGCGGGTCGGCGACTGGGAGTACGAGTTCGCCGCCCGCGTCGAGGTGCTCACACCCGGCTCGTTCGCGGGCCGCGCCCAGGAGTTGCTGGCCCTCGTCTCCGACCATCCGCACGGCCTCGCGGGCGTCTTTCCCGGCAGCCCGCACGCGTTCACCGCGATGCTGGCCCAGCGCCACGAGGGCCAGGTGCACTGGCGCACCTGGCACGCCTACCCGCAGGACGGGCAGTTGGTGGCCACCCGGACCAGGGTCGGGGTGCGCACGCCGGCCTCCGCGGCATGA
- a CDS encoding pyridoxal phosphate-dependent aminotransferase, producing MTGMTSSARPHLNRRLAGFGTTIFAEMSALALSTGSINLGQGFPDTDGPEEVREAAVRALREGRGNQYPPGPGIPELRTAIAAHQQRRYGLSYDPDTEVLVTAGATEAIAASLLALVEPGDEVVALEPYYDSYAASIALAGGTRVPVTLRPHDGSFRLDLDELRAAVTDRTRLLLINTPHNPTGAVLTRAELAAIAELAVERDLLVVTDEVYEHLVFGDAEHLPLASFPGMRERTVTIGSAGKTFSFTGWKVGWVTATPGLVTAVRSVKQFLTYVSSGPFQYAVAEALALPDSYFEDFRRSMLARRDILAKGLTEAGFEVFVPAGTYFITTDIRPLGEKDGFAFCRTLPGRAGVVAIPNAVFYDDREAGAPFVRFAFCKREEVLREAAERLRAI from the coding sequence ATGACCGGCATGACCTCCAGCGCACGCCCTCACCTCAACCGCCGGCTCGCCGGGTTCGGTACGACGATCTTCGCCGAGATGTCCGCGCTCGCCCTGTCCACGGGGTCGATCAACCTCGGCCAGGGCTTTCCCGACACCGACGGGCCCGAGGAGGTCCGGGAGGCGGCGGTGCGGGCGCTGCGCGAGGGCCGCGGCAACCAGTACCCGCCGGGCCCGGGCATCCCGGAGCTGCGCACCGCGATCGCCGCGCACCAGCAACGCCGCTACGGCCTCTCCTACGACCCCGACACCGAGGTGCTGGTCACGGCGGGCGCCACGGAGGCGATCGCGGCCTCGCTGCTGGCGCTGGTGGAGCCGGGCGACGAGGTCGTGGCCCTGGAGCCGTACTACGACTCCTACGCGGCGAGCATCGCGCTGGCGGGCGGCACGCGCGTACCGGTGACCCTGCGCCCGCACGACGGCAGTTTCCGCCTCGACCTGGACGAGCTGCGCGCCGCCGTCACCGACCGCACCCGGCTGCTGCTGATCAACACCCCGCACAATCCGACCGGTGCGGTCCTCACCCGCGCGGAGCTGGCCGCGATCGCCGAGCTGGCGGTCGAGCGGGATCTGCTGGTGGTCACCGACGAGGTCTACGAGCACCTGGTCTTCGGCGACGCCGAGCACCTCCCGCTCGCCTCCTTCCCCGGCATGCGCGAACGCACGGTGACGATCGGCTCGGCCGGCAAGACGTTCTCCTTCACCGGCTGGAAGGTCGGCTGGGTCACGGCGACGCCCGGACTGGTCACCGCGGTCCGCTCGGTCAAGCAGTTCCTGACGTACGTCTCCTCGGGCCCCTTCCAGTACGCGGTGGCCGAGGCGCTCGCCCTGCCCGACTCCTACTTCGAGGACTTCCGCCGCTCCATGCTGGCCCGACGGGACATCCTCGCGAAGGGCCTGACGGAGGCGGGCTTCGAGGTCTTCGTCCCGGCCGGCACCTACTTCATCACCACCGACATCCGCCCCCTCGGCGAGAAGGACGGCTTCGCCTTCTGCCGCACCCTGCCGGGACGGGCGGGCGTCGTGGCGATCCCCAACGCCGTCTTCTACGACGACCGGGAGGCGGGGGCACCGTTCGTGCGGTTCGCGTTCTGCAAGCGGGAGGAAGTTCTGCGGGAGGCGGCGGAGCGGCTGCGGGCCATCTGA